The Primulina eburnea isolate SZY01 chromosome 8, ASM2296580v1, whole genome shotgun sequence genome contains a region encoding:
- the LOC140839118 gene encoding uncharacterized protein: protein MERYRAQLIIGKLEYNPEIEKTAKRLRKEARLKRENQPSSSSPDLNVSSDSNDTESESDIDLEVERSESDEEKMAGQAQRTLRELANPNVIQQPLCIQFPTTDATFELKSGLIHLLPTFRGLAGEDPHKHLKEFHIVCTAMKPQGITEEQISLRAFPFSLADKAKDWLYYLPSGTITTWDNMKQQFLEKFFPASRAANIRKDICGIRQLQGETLYEYWERFKQLCASCPQHQIPEQLLVQYFYEGLSLFDRNMIDAASGGALVNKTPQEARALISNMAANAQQFGTRQDNPPRQVNEVIVTPIDQKLDSLTSLLEKLVVGQVQQAKACGTCAMVGHSTDTCPTLQEDPTQQVNAIGGFPGQPQHRYDPYSNSYNPGWKDHPNFSYRNQGGQQGYPQQNFHKYPSPAQASNSVVNPRENVSAITLRNCKELDVQEIGVQASIKQKEENEIKVDDKIINQDDAPKDKFSPLFEYKPIPPFPLALNRKCESIKELNDTLCRGEVNIPSLDVIKPVPRCAKILKELCTTKKRHKLKGCKREKIGEHVSAFIPKTIPIKCSDPGMFSIRCTIGDTRLEKAMLDLGASINVMPDSVYNYLELGPLTETDIVIQLADRSTVYPRGVIEDVLVKVENLVFPADFYVLDMETDDLNSQILLGRPFLKTSKSVIDVNSGTITMEFDGEIAKFNIYDTMKYPLSESTINTLDIANHLSQENSKFVDKNDLEEIIERHVENSNTRFPLSDSQISKIERRLPPDRPKHVLMKKGGNIHGTEISKKFKENMHMLKFAMKIFKRDKVGKVTIYEPP, encoded by the exons atggaacgctatcgtgcccagttgaTTATCg GTAAACTTGAATACAATCCGGAAATCGAGAAGACAGCTAAGAGATTGAGAAAAGAAGCAAGATTAAAGCGTGAAAATcaaccatcatcatcatctcctGATTTGAACGTATCATCGGACTCCAACGATACAGAAAGTGAATCGGACATTGATCTTGAGGTTGAAAGAAGTGAAAGTGACGAAGAAAAAATGGCAGGACAAGCTCAAAGAACACTCAGGGAGTTAGCTAATCCtaatgttattcaacaaccatTATGCATTCAATTCCCTACTACTGATGCTACTTTTGAATTAAAATCTGGCTTGATTCATTTATTGCCTACTTTTCGTGGTCTTGCAGGTGAAGATCCCCATAAACatctgaaagagtttcatattgTTTGCACAGCCATGAAACCTCAAGGGATTACAGAGGAGCAAATTTCATTGCGAGCTTTTCCATTCTCTTTAGCCGACAAAGCTAAAGATTGGCTCTACTACTTGCCCTCTGGGACGATAACGACTTGGGATAAtatgaaacaacaatttttggagAAGTTCTTCCCAGCTTCGCGAGCAGCCAACATCAGGAAGGACATTTGTGGGATTAGACAGTTACAAGGAGAGACATTATATGAATATTGGGAGAGATTTAAGCAGTTATGTGCCAGTTGTCCTCAACATCAGATTCCAGAACAGCTCCTAGTCCAATATTTCTACGAGGGTCTCTCACTTTTTGATAGGAACATGATTGATGCTGCAAGTGGAGGTGCATTGGTAAACAAAACGCCTCAAGAGGCACGAGCTCTAATCTCCAACATGGCCGCCAATGCACAACAGTTTGGAACTAGACAAGATAACCCTCCACGACAAGTCAATGAGGTAATTGTTACTCCTATCGATCAAAAGTTAGATTCTTTGACATCTCTTTTGGAAAAGTTGGTTGTAGGGCAGGTACAACAGGCCAAAGCTTGTGGCACATGTGCGATGGTTGGACATTCGACAGACACGTGCCCTACATTACAGGAAGATCCAACGCAGCAGGTTAATGCAATCGGTGGATTTCCTGGACAGCCTCAACACCGATATGATCCGTATTCTAATAGCTACAATCCAGGATGGAAAGATCACCCAAATTTCAGCTACAGGAATCAAGGAGGTCAACAAGGATATCCACAACAAAATTTTCACAAATATCCATCACCTGCGCAAGCCTCTAACTCAG TGGTGAATCCAAGAGAGAATGTGAGTGCAATTACTTTGAGAAATTGTAAAGAATTGGATGTTCAAGAAATTGGGGTACAAGCATCAATCAAGCAAAAGGAAGAGAATGAGATAAAGGTTGAtgataaaataatcaatcaaGATGATGCTCCGAAAGATAAGTTTTCTCCTCTATTTGAGTATAAACCTATTCCCCCATTCCCTCTTGCATTGAACAGGAAATGTGAAAGTATTAAGGAGTTGAATGACACTCTTTGTAGAGGCGAGGTAAATATTCCTTCATTAGATGTTATTAAACCAGTACCTCGTTgtgctaaaattttaaaagaattgTGTACTACAAAAAAGAGACATAAGTTGAAGGGGTGTAAAAGGGAAAAGATAGGAGAACATGTTTCTGCTTTTATTCCAAAAACTATTCCTATCAAATGCAGTGATCCAGGTATGTTTTCTATCCGTTGTACCATTGGCGATACTAGACTTGAAAAGGCTATGTTGGATTTAGGTGCTTCTATCAATGTCATGCCTGATTCTGTTTATAATtatttggaacttggacctcTGACTGAAACTGACATTGTGATCCAGTTGGCTGATAGGTCCACTGTATATCCTAGAGGTGTAATTGAAGATGTTCTTGTGAAAGTTGAAAATTTGGTTTTTCCTGCTGACTTTTATGTGCTTGACATGGAAACTGATGATTTAAACAGTCAAATTTTGCTAGGAAGGCCATTTttgaaaacttcaaagtctGTCATAGATGTTAATAGTGGTACCATTACTATGGAATTTGATGGTGAGATTGCAAAGTTTAATATTTATGATACCATGAAATATCCTCTTAGTGAAAGCACTATTAATACTCTTGATATCGCTAATCacttgtcacaagaaaattcaaaatttgtgGATAAGAATGATTTAGAGGAGATTATTGAAAGACATGTTGAAAATTCAAATACTAGATTTCCTCTCTCTGATTCGCAGATATCTAAAATTGAGCGAAGACTCCCTCCAGATCGACCCAAGCATGTACTCATGAAAAAAGGAGGAAATATCCACGGGACAGAGATTTCCAAGAAATTCAAAgaaaacatgcacatgctgaaatttgctatgaaaatattcaagcgGGATAAAGTGGGCAAAGTGACCATCTATGAACCACCATGA